One window from the genome of Pyxicephalus adspersus chromosome 6, UCB_Pads_2.0, whole genome shotgun sequence encodes:
- the SNAP29 gene encoding synaptosomal-associated protein 29, with the protein MSKSYNPFDDDDEDLKPVSWNEDPAERRRREEADRQRSLQQEVMRRAQNTVDSSNRSLSLMYESEKVGIETAEELMRQGEALKRTENMVDKMEQDMKTSQRHINSIKSIFSGFTNYFRAKPAETPPQNGASDYKASNKLQEAMTSSKEQEDRYQSTHPNLLKHDTLDSGSNAGAAKSGYPSKNTVLRDYHKKVDDNLDEMSVGLSRLKNLAMGLQSEIDEQDDTIVRLGGKIDKTDLNIKTTDKRIRDEL; encoded by the exons ATGTCTAAGAGCTATAACccttttgatgatgatgatgaagactTGAAGCCTGTGAGCTGGAATGAAGACCCAGCAGAGCGGAGAAGAAGGGAGGAAGCagacaggcagaggtctctgcaGCAAGAAGTGATGAGGAGGGCACAGAACACAGTGGACAGTAGTAATAGGTCTCTATCCCTTATGTATGAATCTGAGAAGGTTGGCATAGAAACTGCAGAG gaactaATGCGTCAGGGGGAGGCCTTAAAACGCACAGAAAATATGGTGGATAAAATGGAACAAGATATGAAGACGAGCCAAAGGCATATTAACagtataaaaagcattttcagtGGTTTCACCAACTATTTTCGAGCCAAACCTGCTGAAACACCCCCACAAAATGGAGCCAGTGATTACAAAGCCAGCAACAA attacaggAAGCAATGACAAGCAGCAAAGAACAAGAGGATAGATATCAATCTACTCATCCAAACCTTCTAAAACACGATACTTTAG aCTCTGGCAGCAATGCAGGAGCAGCAAAATCTGGATATCCATCCAAAAACACGGTGCTTAGAGACTATCATAAGAAAGTTGATGATAATTTAG ATGAAATGTCTGTAGGTTTAAGCCGATTGAAAAACTTGGCCATGGGGTTACAGTCTGAAATTGATGAACAAGATGATACAATTGTACGTTTGGGAGGAAAAATTGATAAAACGGACTTGAACATCAAGACTACAGATAAACGAATCCGCGATGAACTTTGA
- the SERPIND1 gene encoding heparin cofactor 2 → MNLLYFTTSLLLVSSALCGVKDLLEHYENGNGVVGARGISPQNAERLQDDTVTNDLLPGGDDEEDYLDFDKIFGEDEDYTDIIDVLPEISNEKVPGNIYELFPGKTRIQRLNIINANFGFNLYRAIKENTNTTENILLAPVGVSTALAAVSMGTKGETRSQILSTLGFKDFINASSKYDISTIHEVFRKLTHRLFRRNFGYTLRAVNDLYIQKHFAIREDFQNNLKNYYFAETQIGDFEDKAFLSKINQRIQKLTKGLIKEALSNLSPDLLMLLANCIYFKGTWENKFPVEYTHNANFRVSDKEVVKVPMMKTKGNFLVAVDSELDCDVLQLPYVGNISMLIAMPHKLSGMKLLEKQLNSHVIEKWQKMMTNRTRDIYLPRFKLEKNYDLKNVLSNMGVKDVFTVTADFSGITNEDINIGLFQQQGSITVNEEGTQAASLTTVGFTPLSIQTRFMVDRPFLFFIYEHRTNCLIFCGRVANPSKS, encoded by the exons ATGAATCTCCTCTACTTTACCACAAGTTTACTACTTGTTTCTTCAGCATTATGTGGAGTTAAAGACCTACTTGAGCATTATGAGAATGGAAATGGAGTTGTGGGAGCACGAGGTATTTCACCCCAAAACGCAGAACGTCTCCAGGATGACACTGTGACCAATGACCTTCTGCCTGGAGGAGATGATGAGGAGGACTACCTGGATTTTGACAAAATATTTGGAGAAGATGAAGACTACACAGACATCATTGATGTTCTTCCAGAGATAAGTAATGAAAAAGTACCTGGGAATATATATGAACTTTTCCCAGGAAAAACAAGGATTCAAAGGCTGAACATAATCAATGCCAATTTTGGCTTTAATCTTTATCGGGccataaaagaaaacacaaacacaactgAAAACATCCTATTAGCACCAGTTGGTGTCTCTACAGCATTGGCTGCGGTGTCAATGGGTACAAAAGGGGAGACTCGTAGCCAAATTTTATCTACCTTAGGCTTCAAGGATTTCATTAATGCTAGCTCAAAATATGATATCTCCACCATTCATGAGGTTTTCCGTAAATTAACTCACCGACTCTTCCGCAGAAATTTTGGTTATACTTTACGAGCAGTCAATGATCTCTACATACAAAAACACTTTGCCATTAGGGAGGACTTTCAGAATAACTTGAAAAACTACTACTTTGCGGAGACTCAGATCGGTGACTTTGAAGATAAAGCTTTCCTCAGCAAGATCAACCAACGCATACAAAAACTAACCAAAGGCCTGATTAAAGAAGCACTATCAAACCTTAGCCCAGATCTTCTGATGTTACTTGCAAACTGCATTTACTTTAAAG GAACTTGGGAGAATAAGTTTCCAGTAGAGTATACCCACAATGCAAATTTCCGAGTGAGTGACAAAGAAGTTGTTAAAGTGCCCATGATGAAGACCAAGGGAAACTTTCTGGTGGCTGTGGATTCGGAGCTGGACTGTGATGTCTTGCAGCTGCCATATGTTGGCAACATCAGCATGCTGATAGCTATGCCACATAAACTGTCTGGCATGAAACTCCTTGAGAAGCAGCTCAATTCACATGTGAtagaaaaatggcagaaaatgatGACAAACAG GACCAGGGATATCTATCTACCTCGCTTCAAGCTGGAAAAGAACTATGACTTAAAAAATGTCCTGAGCAACATGGGAGTGAAGGATGTGTTCACTGTCACAGCAGATTTCTCAGGCATTACTAATGAAGATATCAACATTGGCCTG TTTCAACAACAAGGCAGCATTACAGTGAATGAAGAGGGAACACAAGCTGCCAGTCTTACTACTGTGGGTTTTACGCCACTTTCCATACAGACGCGTTTCATGGTCGACCGTCCCTTCCTCTTTTTCATCTATGAACATCGCACCAACTGCCTAATATTCTGTGGAAGAGTGGCCAATCCCTCTAAGTCATGA